A portion of the Calditrichota bacterium genome contains these proteins:
- a CDS encoding orotate phosphoribosyltransferase — translation MEKEQVMKIFRSSGGLLEGHFLLSSGLHSPQYFQCAKVLQYPHYAELLCGEIAEHFAGEDVDVVIAPAIGGIVVAQEVGRQLCRRSIWAEREEDKMSLRRGFELQPGERVLVVEDVVTTGGSVREVVALATDAGCEVVGIGAIVDRSGGKATFDVDLFSVMRLEVVTYPPDKCPLCKRGVPVVKPGSRKR, via the coding sequence GTGGAAAAGGAACAAGTGATGAAAATCTTTCGCAGCAGTGGCGGGTTGTTGGAAGGCCATTTCCTGCTCAGTTCTGGGCTGCACAGCCCCCAGTACTTCCAGTGCGCCAAGGTCCTGCAATACCCGCACTATGCCGAACTGTTGTGCGGCGAAATTGCCGAGCACTTTGCCGGCGAGGACGTCGACGTAGTGATTGCGCCGGCCATCGGGGGCATCGTGGTGGCGCAGGAAGTGGGGCGCCAACTGTGCAGACGTTCCATCTGGGCCGAACGCGAAGAGGACAAAATGAGCCTCCGCCGCGGCTTTGAACTGCAACCCGGAGAGCGAGTGCTGGTGGTGGAAGATGTGGTCACGACCGGCGGCTCGGTGCGCGAAGTAGTCGCCCTGGCCACTGACGCCGGCTGTGAGGTCGTCGGCATCGGGGCCATCGTGGACAGAAGCGGCGGCAAGGCCACCTTCGACGTCGACCTCTTCTCCGTGATGAGGCTCGAGGTAGTCACCTATCCACCAGACAAATGTCCGCTGTGCAAACGCGGCGTGCCCGTGGTAAAGCCCGGCAGTCGCAAGCGTTGA